The Pseudomonas nunensis genome includes the window TTTCGAGGTGCCTGAAAGACCAAATCACAGACACAAAAAAGCCGTGCCCGGATTGCTCCGGAGCACGGCTTTTTGTTACTGCGTCTTACTTGTTAACAGCGTCGGTCAGGCCTTTGGCCACAACCAGCTTGATAACTTTCTTGGCAGCGATTTCGATGGCAGCGCCAGTCGAAGGGTTACGGCCGGTACGGGCAGGACGCTCGGTCACTTTCAGTTTGCCGATACCTGGCAGAGTGATTTCGCCGCCGTTTTCCAGCTGATCGGCAACGATTTGGCCCAGTTGGTCCAGAGCGTTACGCGCGGTGGTTTTTGGCGCGTCGATAGCTTCAGCGATGTCGGCGATCAGTTGGTCTTTAGTAAGAGCCATGTAGTGTTCCTTCCCTATCAAATTCATATGGATTGCAGAGTGCAGTGTCAGCCATCGAGCCCGATCTTCTGGATCTGGCACCCTCGGCCATAACCGCGACGAGTCGGGGTAATAGATACCGAAATCAGGGTTTGGTTCGACCTGACAAATGCTGAATGCACGCTTAACGCAGTGACTTCGCGTAAGACCGGGCAAAACTAGCACAGAGACGGGGAAATATCCGCCTCTAGCTACCCATTTGGTCAGCTTTATTGCTCTAAACCTGGAAAAAACTGCATAAGGGCCGTTCTGAACTCGGGATTTACCCTTCGAGCCGCGCCAAAACCAGTGGTTGCGGTACACTTGGCACTTTTTGGGGGAGCACGCCCTCCTCTCTTCAATCAGCCGAGAAGCCCATGCCGATCCGTCATTGCATCGTCCACCTGATCGACAAAAAACCCGACGGCACACCTGCGGTTCTTCACGCTCGCGACTCCGAACTGGCGGAGTCCACGGCCATCGAGAACATGCTCGCCGACCTCAACGAGAGCTACAACGCCAAACAAGGCAAGGCCTGGGGTTTCTTCCATGCCGAGTCCGGGGCGCATCCGTTCAGCGGCTGGCTGAAGGAATACCTCGACGGCGGCAAGGATTTCACGGCGTTCAGCCGTGTGGCGGTGGAACACCTGCAAAAGCTGATGGAAGAGTCGAATCTCTCTGTGGGCGGCCACGTGCTGTTCGCGCATTACCAGCAGGGCATGACCGATTACCTGGCCATCGCCCTCCTGCACCACAGTGAAGGGGTTGCCGTGACGGAGGAGCTGGACGTGACAGCCTCGCGCCACCTGGACCTCGGCCAGTTGCACCTCGCGGCGCGGATCAACGTGTCCGAGTGGCAGAACAACAAGCAGTCCAAGCAGTACATTTCGTTTATCAAAGGCAAGAACGGGAAAAAGGTTTCGGAGTATTTCCGCGACTTCATCGGCTGCCAGGAAGGTGTCGACGGCCCCGGCGAAACCCGCACTTTGCTCAAGGCCTTCAGCGATTTCGTTGAAAGCGAAGATTTGCCGGAAGAATCCGCCCGCGAGAAGACCAAGACCCTGGTGGATTACGCCAGCAGCCAGGCCAAACTCGGCGAGCCGATGGGCCTGGAAGAACTCTCGGAGTTGATCGACGAAGAACGCCCGAAGGCGTTCTACGATCACATCCGCAACAAGGATTACGGCCTGTCCCCGGAGATTCCGGCGGATAAGCGCACCCTCAACCAGTTCCGTCGCTTCACCGGGCGCGCCGAAGGGCTGTCCATCAGCTTTGAAGCGCACCTGCTGGGCTCGAAGATCGAATACGACGAAGAAGCCGGCACGCTGATCATCAAGGGCTTGCCGACCCAACTCACCGACCAGCTCAAGCGACGCAACTGATGCTCAACGGCATCCTGAAGAAATTCCTGCTGATCCTGCTGGTGGTCGTGGTTTACCAGAACTGGGGCAAGATCGAGCGCTACCTCCACCCGGCGCAAGTGGTGTCCGAGCAGACCCAGGCCAAGGCCAATGTCGTGCTCTACGCCACCGACTGGTGTGGCTACTGCAAGCTGACACGGCGCTTTCTCGACCAGAAAGGCATTCCGTACAAGGAATTCGATATCGAGAAGGATGCCGTGGCGCGCAAGGCCTATGAAGCGCTAGGCGGGCGTGGGATACCGTTGATCGATGTGAACGGGACGTTGATTCGCGGCTATGACCCCGACGAAATCCTTGCCGCACTGAAATAACTACTGTGGGAGCGGGCTTGCTCGCGAAAGCGGTGTGTCAGGCAACATTTATATCGACTGATACGCCGCCTTCGCGAGCAAGCCCGCTCCCACATTTGAAGATCAGCGTTTTTCGATACGGAACCCAAACCGCGGAAAGTGCACATGCACCACACCCGCACGCTCATCTTCGCGCCGCAAAATCAATTCCTCACGTCCCGCAAACACCAGCTCACCGACCACCGGATCACAGCCATAATCGGTCGCCGCAATCACCACCTGCTGGCCCGCCTCAAAGCCGTTAGGCTCGTCGAACGCTTCATCCGGCAACGCAGAGGGCGTGGCATTGCGCGACACCTCCAGTGCCTCCTCGGCCGTCATCTCGCTGAACGCGCCATGACCAAACCCCATCACCCGCCCGAACCACGCCGACACCGCCGGATACGCATCAACCAATGGCGCAGTGACAGGTGTGGCCTTGAGAAACCACAAACAATGCGCCAGTGAAAAATCGGCAATCGATGGCTCGCCGAACAGAAAATCACCCTGCTCACGCTGAAGCTGCAATTCCAGGCGTCCCATGATCGTCGGCCACTGGTGCAGCGCCTGTTCCGCCGACAACTTCCTCGCACTGCCACCGCTGAACAACCCGGCGCGATCGGCCAGGAAGGCCTTGATCGCTTCCGGCGGCAACTTGCCGAAGCGCACCGCGACTGATTCCGGCTGGAACACCAGGCTCACCGCATGTTGGAAAACCACCGAATCGACCCACGTGGCGAAGGTCGCGGCGATCATTTCCTGACCTTCCGGGAAAAACGCCGGCAAGGCTTTTTCCTGTTCCAGACGCCGGGCGATCAATGCGGTATCGCAATAAATATCGGCACCGATCTGCAACACCGGCGTCTTGCGATAGCCACCGGTCAGCGCGGTCAGGTCAGGTTTCGGCATCACCGGCGAGATCTTCACCGAGCGCCACGACAGCCCTTTGAAACCCAGCAGCAGGCGGGCCTTTTCGGCGAAGGGGGAAGTCGGGTAGTTGTGAAGAATCAGCTCTGACATGCTCGGCTCCGCCGCTCGGATAAGGAGCTGGCAGCTTAGCGCGCAATCGGCGGGCGGCCTACGGCTGCGCCTGATGGGAACTTATCAGTCAGATTGATAAGTCAGCACCAGGCATTCCTTGGCGCTTTTCTTGAGCTTCTTGATCAACCGTTCCTGGCGCAGCGCTTCGCTTTTATCGCGACAGAGTTCGGTGTAGACCAGCGCCATGGCCGGGCTGGAAAGGAAAAACCGCGCGCCCTTGCCGCTTTGGTGCTTGGCAAAGCGGCGCACCGGATCGTCGCTGATCCCGCAGTAGAGCGAACCATTGGCCGCGCGAACGAGGTAGACGAACCAGGGTTTGCTGGCAGGCATCAGTTCGACGGCAAGGACGGGAGATTCGCTCAGGGTGTTCACGTGACGATCAAGGCTTGAAAGGAAACAAGCCGCGATCTTATCAGCGACTGGCCTGGAATGCCTTCAGCCCCTTCAAGGCCTGGGCGCGAACGGCGTTGCGCACCAGCGGCGTCCAGCCCAACAACAGGCCTTTGGTGCCCAGCGCCTGACGCGACCAACGCCACAGGTCGAAGCTGTCGTGGTGCTCGCAAATCTTGCCATCGCGAAACACAAAGCGCGCCTGGATGTCGTTGACCACGGTGTTGCCGGTCTGGCTGAACAGATACGTCGCCACCCAATGGGCGCCGCCCGTACGCTCATCGCTGCGCACGTTATCGAAGGTCAGGGAAAAGTCTTTCGCACGGGTCGTGAGCATGCGCCACATGTCACCGGCATCGCGGCCGCGCAACTCACCGAACGCCGGATCACTGAACACCACATCGTCGGTGTAGCAAGCGGCCATCGCCTCGGCATCCAGCCGCTGGAAGGCCTGGTAGAAACGGGTGATCAAGGCGTTGTGGGCATCGCTCATGGGCAGGCTCCCTGCATTATCAAAATGGCTACAAAAGATTGCCTGCACGATAGTCTGCAAATACTCACAAGACCACTGGCATTCGTGGGCCGAATGCCAGCAGTGCGTAAATCAGACTTTTTCGCTGTTCACCTGAACGTACAGCGAACGCCCGGCGCCGAGGCCGGCGATGATCGCGCCGAGACCGATGATGCCGAAGATCCAGCCCAGCGCATTCCAGCCGCCGGTCAAGTCGTGGACGATGCCGACGGCAAACGGCCCCATGGACGCCAGTGTGTAACCGAAACCCTGGGCCATGCTCGACAGGTTGGCGGCCACGTGGGAATCCCGCGAGCGCAACACGATCAGGGTCAGCGCCAGACTGAACGTGCCGCCCTGCCCCAGGCCCAGCAGGATTGCCCAGCCCCACAGACCTTCGATCGGCGCGTAGAGACAGCCGAACAAGCCGCCGAGGGTCAGCAACATCACGATGACAATCGCCAGTCGCTGGTCTTTACCGCGCGTTGCAAGCCACGGCGCAGCCAACGAACTGGCCAACTGGATGATTACCGAGCCCGAAAGTACGAGACCTGCCTGGGTCGGCGTCAGTCCACGGCCGATCAGGATCGACGGCAACCAGCCGAACACGATGTAGGCCAGGGACGATTGCAGGCCCATATAAAGCGTCACTTGCCAAGCCAATGGATCGCGCAACAGGCCGCGAACCCGATAGGCGACGTTATGCGAGCCGTGTTTCTGCCCCACTTGCGGCAACCAGAAAATCGCCGCGACCACTGCCGGCACCGCCCAGAAACCCAGACCCAGCACCCAGCTCTTGTCGAAATGTTCACTCAACGGCACGGTCGCCCCCGCCGCCATCGCCGCGCCCAGGCACAGGGCCATGGTGTAGACGCCGGTCATGGTGCCGGCCTGTTTCGGGAAGTCGCGTTTGACGATGCCGGGCAGCAACACGCCAATCACACCGATGCTGGCCCCGGCCAACACACTGCCGGCAAACAGGCCGATTTCACCGAAGGAACTGCGCAGGATGATCCCGCCAGCCAACACCAGCAAAATCCCCAGCACCACGCGCTCAGCGCCAAAGCGCCGGGCCAGGAGCGGCGCCAGTGGCGCGAACAAGCCTAGGCAGAGCACCGGCAACGTGGTCAGCAAACCGGCTTCAGCCGCCGATAAACCGAGGGTCTTCGACACCTCGCTGAGCATCGGCGCCATGCTCGACAGCGCCGGACGCAGGTTCAGCGCCACCAGGATCAGCCCCAGCAGCAACAGCCATGGCCGGCGCAGAATCGGGTGACTTTGCTGGACCTGTTCGTCATCGGCCTCGGCATCGATCAGCAGCTCTTCGAGCTCCGACGTGCGCTTGGGTTGTGGGAGGTTGCTGGGATTGGCAGGCATGGAATTCTCGGTTTCAAGGTTCATTGATCAACTGCCTCGACAGGGCTTTGGCCCGTTCCGGGTCGCGTTGCTCGACGGCATCCAGCAGTTCGATATGCAGATCGAACACCTCTTGGCGTCGCGGGAAAATGTTCAGGCTCTGGCGCAATTGCGCGCCGACGATGCTGGAGAAATAGCGATACAGCTCGCTGAGGGTCGGGTTGTGCGCGGCGTCCACCAGACGGCGGTGGAACACCAGGTCGCAGGCGATGTAGCTATCGAGATCGCCATGGTAATGACTGCCGCTGACGCCCAAGGCTTCGCGCAATGCGACCAAGTCTTCATCAGTGCGGCGCAAGGCAGCCAGGCCAATGGCCTCGACTTCCAGAATGTGCCGGGTTTCCCGGGCCTGTTCATGCGTGCATTGCGACAAGGCTTTCATGGTGTCGAGCGGATCGATCACCGCCCGCAGGTAACTGCCGTCGCCCTGGCGGATCTCGATCAACCCGGAAAACGCCAACACGCGCATGGCTTCACGCACGGTGTTGCGGCTGATGCCCAGCTCGGCGGACAGCTCGGGCTCGGTGGGTAAACGCTGGCCAACGGTCCAGACGCCTCGGGTAATGCGCAGGCGCAACTGGTCCAGGGCCTGATCGACCAGGGATCGCTTAACGAGTGGAGAAATGTCTGACATAGGATTCGCCCTTTCATCCAATCATAGGATGAATTTTCTGACATGTTAGTCAGCTCCGTGTAGGACGGCAACCGCCTACCGTCAAAGCAGCAACATTCAGAGGGATTTTCGATTGGTCAAAATTACCCTTTAAGGGTAATTTCAGGGATAGGGTTTACCGCTTCTTATGGAAAAGAACACGCCCCACTACGCCTTGTCCGTCATTAAGGATGAGGTCCGCAGGCAAGGAGCCAAAGCGTTTACACACGTCGCATTGAGTTCCGGCAAGCGAATGGGATTGGCCCTGCGAGATATGGAGTCAGTCATTTGTTCGCTGGAGCGCCGGATGCTCTACAAGTCGATGACGTGCTACACCGATCACCGAAACTGGCAAGACGTCTACCACACAAACTTTCACGACATGGAGCTCTACATCAAAGTGACCTACTGCTCCAACGGAGGGCCCCCTGTGATCTCTTTCAAGGAGAAACAAGTATGAACACGCGGCAATGCATGAGTTGTGGCGCTCACGACGCAATGCAACATTTCGAAGGTCGCAGTCTCAGTGTCGACTACAAGAACGTTTCACGATGGGTGCACGATATAGCCGGCTGGGAGTGCAAGGTCTGCAGTGAAATCATTTTTGATAACGATACCGACAGCGCCGAGCGCTACTCCGACGTTGGCGACAAATTGCTCAAAGATTGTTTTCAGATCATGGGCACCGAGATGAAACGCATCCGACGCAAACTGCACCTCACGCAAAAGGAAGCGGTGAAACTGCTTTCCGGCGCTGGGCACAACGCGTTTTCACGATACGAGCGCGGCGAACTGCAACCGCCTCAAGCGTTGTTTACGCTGATGCGCTTGCTGGATCGTCATCCTCACTTGCTGGTTGAAATACAAGCGATGAACGAAGGCACTGACTTGAAACGGCTACTGGCCGCACGCTTTCCGGAACAGGAAACGGTGTTGGCGTCCTGACCCTAAACACCAGACAAAACAAACCCGGAGCTCAGTCCGGGTTTATTTCACTGCCTGACTTCGATCAATGCAAAATCTGGCTCAAGAACAACTTGGTCCGATCATTCTGCGGATTATCGAAGAAGTCGTTCGGCGCTGCCTGCTCAACAATCTCCCCTTTGTCCATGAAGATCACGCGATTCGCCACGGTACGAGCGAAGCCCATTTCGTGGGTTACGCAAAGCATGGTCATGCCGTCTTCGGCCAGGCCGATCATGGTGTCCAACACCTCTTTCACCATCTCAGGGTCGAGTGCCGAAGTCGGTTCGTCGAACAGCATGATTTTCGGTTTCATGCACAGCGCACGGGCAATCGCCACACGCTGTTGCTGACCGCCGGACAGTTGCCCCGGGAATTTATGCGCCTGCTCCGGAATGCGTACGCGTTCCAGGTAGTGCATGGCGATTTCTTCGGCCTTGCGTTTCGGCATCTTGCGCACCCACATCGGCGCCAACGTGCAGTTCTGCAGGATGGTCAGGTGCGGGAACAGGTTGAAGTGCTGGAACACCATGCCGACTTCACGGCGGATCGCTTCGATCTGCTTGAGGTCGTTGGTCAGTTCCACGCCATCGACCACGATGCGACCCTGCTGGTGTTCTTCCAGGCGATTAAGGCAACGGATGGTGGTGGATTTGCCGGAACCCGACGGGCCGCACAGGACGATACGCTCGCCCTGCTTGACGTTCAGGTTGATGTCTTTCAACACGTGGAACTGGCCGTACCACTTGTTTACACCCTGCATCTGAATAATGCCTTCAGGGCTCACAGGCTGTTTGATCGCTTCGCTCATCACTTAACTCCTAACGCTTGTGGCCAGTGTCCAGCTTACGTTCCAAATGCATGGAGTAGCGGGACATACCAAAACAGAAAATCCAGAACACCAGGGCCGCGAACACGTAGCCTTCGGTCGCCATGCCCAACCATTTCGGGTCGGCGGCGGCTTGCTTGACGCTGTTGAGCAGGTCGAACAGGCCGATGATGATCACCAGGCTGGTGTCCTTGAACAGCGCAATGAAGGTGTTGACGATGCCAGGAATCACCAGCTTCAGGGCTTGCGGCAGAATCACCAGGCCCATGCTGCGCCAGTAACCGAGGCCCATCGCTGCGGCCGCTTCGTACTGACCTTTAGGGATCGCTTGCAGACCACCGCGCACCACTTCGGCCACGTAGGCGGACTGGAACAGGATCACGCCGATCAGGGCCCGCAGCAGTTTGTCGAAGTTCATGCCTTCAGGCAGGAACAACGGCAGCATCACCGAGGACATGAACAGCACCGTGATCAACGGCACGCCGCGCCAGAATTCGATGAAGGTCACGCAGACCACCCGAATCGCCGGCATGTTGGAACGACGACCCAGCGCCAGGACGATCCCCAGCGGCAACGCACCGGCAATACCGACGGTGGCGATCACCAGGGTCAGCATCAGGCCGCCCCATTGGCTGGTCGCCACGTTGGTCATGCCGAAGATGCCGCCATGCAACAGGAAGTAGGCAATGATCGGGTAGGCCACCAGGAAGCTCAGCCCGTACACCGCTTTACGGTGGAAACGCGAGATGAACAACGGTGCCACGCCAATGACCGCCAGCCACACGGTCAGGTCCACACGCCAGCGCAGTTCCGGCGGGTAGTAGCCGTACATGAACTGGCCGAAACGCTGCTGGATGAACACCCAGCAGGCGCCTTCCTTGGTGCAGTCGGCGCGGGTGGTGCCGACCCAGTTGGCGTCCAGGA containing:
- a CDS encoding glutaredoxin family protein, yielding MLNGILKKFLLILLVVVVYQNWGKIERYLHPAQVVSEQTQAKANVVLYATDWCGYCKLTRRFLDQKGIPYKEFDIEKDAVARKAYEALGGRGIPLIDVNGTLIRGYDPDEILAALK
- a CDS encoding HU family DNA-binding protein, coding for MALTKDQLIADIAEAIDAPKTTARNALDQLGQIVADQLENGGEITLPGIGKLKVTERPARTGRNPSTGAAIEIAAKKVIKLVVAKGLTDAVNK
- a CDS encoding amino acid ABC transporter permease, translated to MSTHTFKPDMPPPSSSIGVVAWMRANMFSSWINTLLTLFAFYLIYLVVPPLLHWAILDANWVGTTRADCTKEGACWVFIQQRFGQFMYGYYPPELRWRVDLTVWLAVIGVAPLFISRFHRKAVYGLSFLVAYPIIAYFLLHGGIFGMTNVATSQWGGLMLTLVIATVGIAGALPLGIVLALGRRSNMPAIRVVCVTFIEFWRGVPLITVLFMSSVMLPLFLPEGMNFDKLLRALIGVILFQSAYVAEVVRGGLQAIPKGQYEAAAAMGLGYWRSMGLVILPQALKLVIPGIVNTFIALFKDTSLVIIIGLFDLLNSVKQAAADPKWLGMATEGYVFAALVFWIFCFGMSRYSMHLERKLDTGHKR
- the yejK gene encoding nucleoid-associated protein YejK, with the protein product MPIRHCIVHLIDKKPDGTPAVLHARDSELAESTAIENMLADLNESYNAKQGKAWGFFHAESGAHPFSGWLKEYLDGGKDFTAFSRVAVEHLQKLMEESNLSVGGHVLFAHYQQGMTDYLAIALLHHSEGVAVTEELDVTASRHLDLGQLHLAARINVSEWQNNKQSKQYISFIKGKNGKKVSEYFRDFIGCQEGVDGPGETRTLLKAFSDFVESEDLPEESAREKTKTLVDYASSQAKLGEPMGLEELSELIDEERPKAFYDHIRNKDYGLSPEIPADKRTLNQFRRFTGRAEGLSISFEAHLLGSKIEYDEEAGTLIIKGLPTQLTDQLKRRN
- a CDS encoding nuclear transport factor 2 family protein, whose amino-acid sequence is MSDAHNALITRFYQAFQRLDAEAMAACYTDDVVFSDPAFGELRGRDAGDMWRMLTTRAKDFSLTFDNVRSDERTGGAHWVATYLFSQTGNTVVNDIQARFVFRDGKICEHHDSFDLWRWSRQALGTKGLLLGWTPLVRNAVRAQALKGLKAFQASR
- a CDS encoding type II toxin-antitoxin system MqsR family toxin, which gives rise to MEKNTPHYALSVIKDEVRRQGAKAFTHVALSSGKRMGLALRDMESVICSLERRMLYKSMTCYTDHRNWQDVYHTNFHDMELYIKVTYCSNGGPPVISFKEKQV
- a CDS encoding FadR/GntR family transcriptional regulator yields the protein MSDISPLVKRSLVDQALDQLRLRITRGVWTVGQRLPTEPELSAELGISRNTVREAMRVLAFSGLIEIRQGDGSYLRAVIDPLDTMKALSQCTHEQARETRHILEVEAIGLAALRRTDEDLVALREALGVSGSHYHGDLDSYIACDLVFHRRLVDAAHNPTLSELYRYFSSIVGAQLRQSLNIFPRRQEVFDLHIELLDAVEQRDPERAKALSRQLINEP
- a CDS encoding glutathione S-transferase family protein, with amino-acid sequence MSELILHNYPTSPFAEKARLLLGFKGLSWRSVKISPVMPKPDLTALTGGYRKTPVLQIGADIYCDTALIARRLEQEKALPAFFPEGQEMIAATFATWVDSVVFQHAVSLVFQPESVAVRFGKLPPEAIKAFLADRAGLFSGGSARKLSAEQALHQWPTIMGRLELQLQREQGDFLFGEPSIADFSLAHCLWFLKATPVTAPLVDAYPAVSAWFGRVMGFGHGAFSEMTAEEALEVSRNATPSALPDEAFDEPNGFEAGQQVVIAATDYGCDPVVGELVFAGREELILRREDERAGVVHVHFPRFGFRIEKR
- a CDS encoding type II toxin-antitoxin system MqsA family antitoxin, translated to MNTRQCMSCGAHDAMQHFEGRSLSVDYKNVSRWVHDIAGWECKVCSEIIFDNDTDSAERYSDVGDKLLKDCFQIMGTEMKRIRRKLHLTQKEAVKLLSGAGHNAFSRYERGELQPPQALFTLMRLLDRHPHLLVEIQAMNEGTDLKRLLAARFPEQETVLAS
- a CDS encoding amino acid ABC transporter ATP-binding protein; its protein translation is MSEAIKQPVSPEGIIQMQGVNKWYGQFHVLKDINLNVKQGERIVLCGPSGSGKSTTIRCLNRLEEHQQGRIVVDGVELTNDLKQIEAIRREVGMVFQHFNLFPHLTILQNCTLAPMWVRKMPKRKAEEIAMHYLERVRIPEQAHKFPGQLSGGQQQRVAIARALCMKPKIMLFDEPTSALDPEMVKEVLDTMIGLAEDGMTMLCVTHEMGFARTVANRVIFMDKGEIVEQAAPNDFFDNPQNDRTKLFLSQILH
- a CDS encoding CynX/NimT family MFS transporter, translating into MNLETENSMPANPSNLPQPKRTSELEELLIDAEADDEQVQQSHPILRRPWLLLLGLILVALNLRPALSSMAPMLSEVSKTLGLSAAEAGLLTTLPVLCLGLFAPLAPLLARRFGAERVVLGILLVLAGGIILRSSFGEIGLFAGSVLAGASIGVIGVLLPGIVKRDFPKQAGTMTGVYTMALCLGAAMAAGATVPLSEHFDKSWVLGLGFWAVPAVVAAIFWLPQVGQKHGSHNVAYRVRGLLRDPLAWQVTLYMGLQSSLAYIVFGWLPSILIGRGLTPTQAGLVLSGSVIIQLASSLAAPWLATRGKDQRLAIVIVMLLTLGGLFGCLYAPIEGLWGWAILLGLGQGGTFSLALTLIVLRSRDSHVAANLSSMAQGFGYTLASMGPFAVGIVHDLTGGWNALGWIFGIIGLGAIIAGLGAGRSLYVQVNSEKV
- a CDS encoding GIY-YIG nuclease family protein, with the translated sequence MNTLSESPVLAVELMPASKPWFVYLVRAANGSLYCGISDDPVRRFAKHQSGKGARFFLSSPAMALVYTELCRDKSEALRQERLIKKLKKSAKECLVLTYQSD